Proteins from a genomic interval of Microbacterium abyssi:
- a CDS encoding TRAP transporter small permease: MTSDQQHQRTGILRRIARYITGFELVIGGVSVMMILVLVFYQALQRYLPFESVAWTGELARFALLWATFAAMGVLVTTHGHIALELVDSIRNPMTVRVIQVISLLVVAATAFGMAMEAWALVETQSIVKSPVLRVPMSWVYVPVLIGVISTTIRALIAAADIALHGPIVADVEEDLPEVTGL; this comes from the coding sequence GTGACCTCAGATCAGCAACATCAGCGAACCGGCATCCTGCGCCGGATCGCGCGATACATCACCGGCTTCGAGCTGGTCATCGGCGGTGTCTCCGTCATGATGATCCTCGTCCTGGTCTTCTACCAGGCACTGCAGCGCTACCTGCCGTTCGAGAGCGTCGCATGGACGGGCGAACTCGCCCGATTCGCGCTGCTGTGGGCGACGTTCGCCGCCATGGGCGTGCTCGTCACGACGCATGGGCACATCGCGCTCGAGCTCGTGGACTCCATTCGCAACCCCATGACCGTCCGCGTCATCCAGGTGATCTCCCTGCTCGTGGTCGCCGCGACCGCCTTCGGAATGGCGATGGAGGCCTGGGCACTAGTCGAGACCCAGAGCATCGTGAAGTCGCCCGTGCTGCGCGTGCCGATGTCGTGGGTGTACGTCCCCGTGCTGATCGGCGTGATCAGCACGACGATCCGCGCGCTCATCGCCGCGGCCGACATCGCCCTGCACGGGCCGATCGTCGCCGACGTCGAAGAGGACCTCCCGGAGGTGACAGGACTGTGA
- a CDS encoding TRAP transporter large permease has protein sequence MTLLLLALAIAVLLAIRVPVPFAFLGPSLVYMAIEGQSLGMALRTVTNAASSFPLLAVPLFIFLGALANHAGIADRLFRFAQALLANVRGNLGYVAVGTSVGFAWMSGSAVADAAALGKVQIPAMIRAGYGRRFATGVSATSALIAPVMPPSIPAVIYAGLAAVSTGALFAASVIPALLMAIGLCIVVWMLVRRMQNVKKGTFDRAEFVASSKGVILPLIAPFIILGGILGGFFTPTEAAAVGVAYIALVGVLQRSLSLKSFIKALTETVTTTASIMIIVASASLLGYILARERLPQMLTELVFAITDSPVVFMILVTVLMLILGTVIDATAILVLTVPIILPIANQIGVDPIVLGVLMILSLMIGLLTPPVGTVLFVTAAVSKTRIGEVFRGSLPFIVPLLVICVLIILLPDAVMWLPGVLGL, from the coding sequence GTGACTCTCCTCCTCCTCGCCCTCGCGATCGCCGTCCTGCTCGCGATCCGCGTGCCCGTCCCGTTCGCCTTCCTGGGGCCGTCCCTGGTGTACATGGCGATCGAGGGCCAGTCGCTCGGCATGGCACTGCGCACCGTCACGAACGCCGCCAGCAGCTTCCCGCTGCTCGCTGTCCCGCTGTTCATCTTCCTCGGCGCGCTGGCCAACCATGCGGGTATCGCCGACCGGCTGTTCCGCTTCGCGCAGGCGCTTCTCGCCAACGTCCGCGGCAACCTCGGCTATGTCGCCGTCGGCACCAGTGTCGGCTTCGCGTGGATGAGCGGCTCCGCCGTCGCCGACGCCGCAGCCCTCGGCAAGGTGCAGATCCCCGCGATGATCCGCGCCGGCTACGGCCGCCGCTTCGCCACCGGCGTCTCGGCCACCTCCGCACTGATCGCCCCGGTCATGCCGCCGAGCATCCCCGCGGTCATCTACGCGGGACTGGCAGCGGTCTCCACCGGCGCGCTGTTCGCGGCATCCGTCATCCCCGCCCTGCTCATGGCCATCGGCCTGTGCATCGTGGTGTGGATGCTGGTGCGTCGCATGCAGAACGTCAAGAAGGGCACCTTCGACCGCGCGGAGTTCGTCGCCTCGAGCAAGGGCGTCATCCTGCCGCTGATCGCACCGTTCATCATCCTCGGCGGCATCCTTGGCGGATTCTTCACCCCGACCGAGGCCGCGGCCGTCGGCGTCGCCTACATCGCCCTGGTCGGCGTGCTGCAGCGCTCGCTCAGCCTGAAGAGCTTCATCAAGGCGCTCACCGAGACGGTCACCACCACCGCGTCGATCATGATCATCGTCGCCTCCGCGTCGCTGCTCGGCTACATCCTCGCCCGCGAGCGGCTGCCGCAGATGCTCACCGAGCTGGTCTTCGCGATCACCGACAGCCCTGTCGTGTTCATGATCCTCGTCACCGTGCTGATGCTGATCCTCGGCACCGTGATCGACGCGACCGCGATCCTCGTGCTCACGGTGCCGATCATCCTTCCGATCGCGAACCAGATCGGCGTCGACCCGATCGTGCTCGGCGTGCTCATGATCCTGTCGCTCATGATCGGGCTGCTCACCCCACCCGTCGGCACCGTGTTGTTCGTCACGGCGGCGGTGTCGAAGACGCGCATCGGCGAGGTGTTCCGCGGCAGCCTGCCGTTCATCGTGCCGCTGCTGGTCATCTGCGTGCTCATCATCCTGCTGCCCGATGCCGTGATGTGGCTGCCGGGGGTGCTGGGCCTGTGA
- a CDS encoding shikimate dehydrogenase: MTLADFPGTVSARRPAVLIGLIGEGVTPSLTPPMHELEGARHGMHYVYRTIDLARAEGTPEYLGMLLRAARRLGFNGLNITHPVKQAVIPLLDDLSDSARAVGAVNTVVFTDAGAIGHNTDVTGFGAALTDAFGADPLGRVVLLGAGGAGSAVATALVQHPVDELMLIDQVGERADALAAQVSALGGAGARVVPLGALPAALAGADLVVNATPIGMAAHPGAPFDPALLSGAIRVADIVYRPADTALLQAARSRGIRTMSGLGMAMHQAADAFEIFTGERADRTAMLADLHDLVAGEAAASPAPVTTDATPETAPERGENR, translated from the coding sequence GTGACCCTCGCCGACTTCCCCGGGACGGTCAGCGCTCGCCGGCCGGCCGTGCTGATCGGACTCATCGGCGAGGGAGTGACCCCGTCTCTCACCCCGCCGATGCACGAGCTCGAGGGCGCGCGGCACGGCATGCACTACGTGTACCGCACCATCGACCTCGCGCGGGCGGAAGGCACGCCGGAGTACCTCGGCATGCTGCTGCGCGCTGCGCGGCGCCTCGGCTTCAACGGTCTGAACATCACGCATCCGGTCAAGCAGGCCGTCATCCCGCTGCTCGACGATCTCTCCGACAGTGCGCGGGCGGTCGGAGCGGTGAACACCGTCGTGTTCACGGATGCCGGTGCCATCGGCCACAACACGGATGTGACGGGTTTCGGCGCCGCGCTGACCGACGCCTTCGGCGCGGACCCCCTCGGCCGCGTGGTGCTGCTCGGCGCCGGCGGTGCGGGCTCCGCCGTCGCGACGGCACTGGTGCAGCATCCGGTGGACGAGCTCATGCTGATCGATCAGGTCGGCGAACGCGCCGACGCCCTCGCCGCCCAGGTGAGCGCACTCGGCGGCGCCGGCGCACGGGTCGTCCCTCTCGGCGCCCTGCCCGCAGCGCTCGCCGGCGCCGATCTCGTCGTCAACGCCACGCCGATCGGCATGGCTGCGCACCCCGGCGCACCGTTCGACCCCGCGCTGCTGTCGGGCGCCATCCGCGTCGCCGACATCGTCTACCGCCCGGCCGACACCGCGCTGCTGCAGGCGGCGCGCTCCCGCGGCATCCGCACCATGTCGGGCCTGGGCATGGCCATGCACCAGGCAGCGGACGCCTTCGAGATCTTCACCGGAGAGCGCGCGGACCGCACGGCCATGCTCGCCGACCTCCACGACCTGGTCGCCGGCGAGGCGGCCGCATCCCCCGCACCCGTGACGACAGACGCAACACCCGAAACAGCACCAGAAAGAGGAGAGAACCGATGA
- a CDS encoding DctP family TRAP transporter solute-binding subunit gives MNARRTRRTMWIALAAAPAMMLVACAGADTGTGGDGDAGATQKLTLAHSYNEDQPQHRCGAQIIADEVNAAEVGLEIEIFPSSQLGGDADRIASVASGDIDIDIQGASALGAVYEPISVLDAAYAFDDADHLARFMASDESDTVTEAFEEASGVHTLGAWSAGARQFTANTPIRTPEDLEGLRMRFPGSPQFLMNAKALGAEATEVAYEELYLALQQGTVDGQENPITNIVASNLKEVQDYVSMSSHQLNTNLVIVGPVWNDLGEEQQQALTDATEKAVTEVTSCVAEDEEAILEEWRTGGEWEVIEDVDRDAFSEKAEEYLSGVLTGDSLSVYEAIRSTSE, from the coding sequence ATGAACGCACGACGCACGCGGCGAACGATGTGGATCGCCCTTGCCGCAGCACCGGCGATGATGCTGGTGGCCTGCGCAGGCGCAGACACGGGCACCGGTGGCGACGGCGATGCCGGCGCGACGCAGAAGCTCACGCTCGCCCACAGCTACAACGAGGATCAGCCGCAGCACCGTTGCGGCGCACAGATCATCGCCGACGAGGTGAATGCTGCCGAGGTCGGACTCGAGATCGAGATCTTCCCATCCAGCCAGCTCGGCGGCGACGCCGACCGCATCGCCTCCGTCGCCTCCGGGGACATCGACATCGACATCCAGGGCGCCTCGGCGCTCGGAGCCGTGTACGAGCCGATCAGCGTGCTCGACGCGGCATACGCGTTCGACGATGCCGACCACCTCGCGCGCTTCATGGCCAGCGACGAATCCGATACGGTCACGGAGGCGTTCGAGGAGGCATCCGGCGTGCACACGCTCGGTGCCTGGTCGGCCGGCGCCCGCCAGTTCACGGCGAACACGCCGATCCGGACACCGGAGGACCTCGAGGGGCTGCGCATGCGCTTCCCCGGCTCGCCGCAGTTCCTCATGAACGCCAAGGCGCTCGGCGCCGAGGCCACCGAGGTGGCTTACGAGGAGCTCTACCTCGCGCTGCAGCAGGGCACGGTCGACGGCCAGGAGAACCCGATCACCAACATCGTGGCCTCCAACCTCAAGGAGGTGCAGGACTACGTCAGCATGAGCTCGCACCAGCTCAACACCAACCTCGTCATCGTCGGACCGGTCTGGAACGACCTCGGCGAGGAGCAGCAGCAGGCGCTGACCGACGCGACCGAGAAGGCCGTCACCGAGGTCACCTCCTGCGTCGCAGAAGACGAGGAGGCCATCCTCGAGGAGTGGCGCACCGGCGGCGAGTGGGAGGTCATCGAGGACGTCGACCGCGACGCGTTCAGCGAGAAGGCCGAGGAGTACCTCTCGGGCGTGCTCACCGGTGACTCGCTCAGCGTCTACGAGGCCATCCGCTCCACCTCGGAGTGA
- a CDS encoding phosphotriesterase family protein, whose protein sequence is MARSIPTFTGSLDGDALGITLIHEHVFVTDPELDVNMPHPEWDEQAWIERAVQTLSSLFDHGVRTVVDLTVIGLGRDVRRVAEVAARVPVRMIASTGCYAAEVLPPYFRLNGPGLIVDGPDPLVELFTGDIERGIAGTDVRAGMIKIASDAGGLTPDASRVFAAAAEVHRRTGVPITTHSHAASRGGIVQQDALERLGVPLDHVVIGHSGDSTDLAYLRGLADRGSFLGFDRFGMEHVGRDADRERMLLQLLDAGYADRIVLSHDAAVFSRVTPPSWRAVHTPSWTMSHLFENVLPRLRAAGLDEATEHQLMVANPRRVLAGGA, encoded by the coding sequence ATGGCGCGTTCGATACCGACGTTCACGGGTTCGCTTGACGGGGATGCGCTCGGGATCACTCTGATCCACGAGCACGTCTTCGTCACCGACCCCGAGCTCGACGTCAATATGCCTCATCCGGAATGGGATGAGCAGGCGTGGATCGAACGCGCCGTGCAGACTCTCTCGTCGCTGTTCGACCACGGCGTGCGCACGGTCGTCGATCTCACCGTGATCGGGCTCGGCCGGGATGTGCGCCGGGTCGCCGAGGTCGCCGCCCGAGTGCCGGTGCGGATGATCGCTTCGACCGGATGCTACGCCGCAGAGGTCCTGCCGCCGTACTTCCGGCTGAACGGGCCTGGACTCATCGTCGACGGCCCCGACCCGCTCGTCGAGCTGTTCACGGGGGACATCGAGCGCGGGATCGCTGGCACGGACGTGCGGGCGGGCATGATCAAGATCGCCTCGGATGCCGGCGGCCTCACCCCCGACGCCTCCCGTGTGTTCGCGGCCGCCGCGGAGGTCCATCGGCGCACCGGCGTGCCGATCACGACGCACTCGCACGCGGCATCCCGCGGCGGGATCGTCCAACAGGATGCGCTCGAGCGTCTGGGGGTGCCGCTGGACCACGTCGTCATCGGCCACAGCGGCGACTCGACCGACCTCGCATACCTGCGCGGGCTCGCCGATCGCGGCTCGTTCCTCGGCTTCGACCGGTTCGGCATGGAGCACGTCGGCCGCGATGCGGATCGCGAGCGGATGCTGCTGCAGCTGCTCGACGCCGGATACGCCGACCGCATCGTGCTCTCGCACGACGCCGCCGTGTTCAGTCGGGTCACCCCGCCGTCCTGGCGGGCGGTGCACACGCCGTCGTGGACCATGTCGCATCTGTTCGAGAACGTGCTGCCGCGGCTGCGCGCCGCCGGACTCGATGAGGCCACCGAGCACCAGCTCATGGTCGCGAATCCGCGGCGGGTCCTGGCGGGTGGGGCATGA
- a CDS encoding TetR/AcrR family transcriptional regulator, whose protein sequence is MSEPVVRKRDAERTRAELLEVATEAFAESGYSGTRVDEIAERTQTTKRMIYYYFGGKEQLYLAVLENAYRGIRETEQSIHAGDLPPVEALRQIAELTYDHHLNHTAFIRLVSIENIHRGEFIKRLEGLRTLNQPAVDVLETVLERGRAEGSVRSDVDALDVHLLISSYCFFQVANQHTFGYLFDRDLLAADRREHLRSMIGDVVVAWMTAGI, encoded by the coding sequence ATGAGCGAACCGGTGGTGCGCAAGCGCGACGCCGAGCGGACGCGGGCAGAGCTGCTCGAGGTCGCCACCGAGGCGTTCGCCGAGTCGGGGTACTCCGGCACGCGCGTCGACGAGATCGCCGAACGCACGCAGACGACGAAGCGGATGATCTACTACTACTTCGGCGGCAAGGAGCAGCTCTACCTCGCCGTGCTCGAGAACGCGTACCGCGGCATCCGCGAGACCGAGCAGTCGATCCACGCCGGGGATCTGCCTCCGGTGGAGGCGCTGCGGCAGATCGCGGAGCTCACCTACGACCACCACCTGAACCACACCGCGTTCATCCGGCTGGTCTCGATCGAGAACATCCACCGCGGAGAGTTCATCAAGCGGCTCGAGGGCCTGCGCACGCTGAACCAGCCGGCCGTCGACGTGCTCGAGACCGTGCTGGAGCGCGGGCGGGCAGAGGGATCGGTGCGCAGCGACGTGGATGCGCTGGACGTGCACCTGCTGATCAGCTCGTACTGCTTCTTCCAGGTCGCCAACCAGCACACCTTCGGGTACCTGTTCGACCGTGACCTGCTCGCCGCCGACCGGCGCGAGCACCTGCGCTCGATGATCGGCGACGTCGTCGTCGCGTGGATGACGGCCGGAATCTGA
- a CDS encoding ribonuclease H family protein, which produces MTITAAADGSALGNPGPNGWAWYIDDDNWAAGGSPHGTNNQGELQAVLELLRATAGTDESLIIMCDSKYVIDSITKWMPGWKRRGWRKADGGPVLNRDLMESLDEAMQGRDVKFAWVKGHAGHDLNEAADERANAAAKAYQAKREPRRGPGFTMVGVDAGTMVPAGDLASSAAVSAAADQPLWAEASSLLDVFNEPAASPIELQLALTPDEHARLRDRAEAQGISLEEALRRLI; this is translated from the coding sequence ATGACGATCACCGCCGCGGCAGACGGCTCCGCCCTCGGCAATCCCGGCCCCAACGGCTGGGCCTGGTACATCGACGACGACAATTGGGCAGCAGGCGGATCGCCGCACGGCACGAACAATCAGGGCGAGCTGCAGGCCGTGCTCGAGCTGCTGCGCGCGACCGCCGGCACCGACGAGTCGCTGATCATCATGTGCGACAGCAAGTACGTGATCGACTCGATCACCAAGTGGATGCCGGGGTGGAAGCGCCGCGGCTGGCGCAAGGCCGACGGCGGCCCGGTGCTGAACCGCGACCTGATGGAGTCTCTCGACGAGGCGATGCAGGGGCGCGACGTGAAGTTCGCGTGGGTCAAGGGGCACGCAGGCCACGACCTGAACGAGGCGGCCGACGAGCGCGCGAACGCGGCGGCGAAGGCGTACCAGGCGAAGCGGGAGCCGCGACGCGGTCCCGGATTCACGATGGTCGGGGTGGATGCCGGAACCATGGTGCCGGCCGGAGACCTGGCTTCTTCTGCAGCCGTCTCTGCTGCTGCGGACCAGCCGCTGTGGGCCGAGGCATCCTCACTCCTGGACGTGTTCAACGAGCCCGCGGCATCCCCCATCGAGCTGCAGCTCGCGCTCACGCCCGATGAGCACGCCCGGCTGCGCGACCGCGCTGAGGCGCAGGGCATCTCGCTGGAAGAGGCGCTCCGCCGGTTGATCTGA
- a CDS encoding TetR/AcrR family transcriptional regulator produces MVNKLRGRPRGDATARQRLLDAAHRHFEAGDPTSLSARQIAAEVGVSHTLVNYHFGSRDALIAAAVSLRAAPHQVLASARDDDGHIDLARLVHGLVRVWEHPDNGARLVEFARRLATGDERSPTLMSYLQNTVFADLAADFGQERARRMATAIIGVIFARYVLLLPSMTALTPVQVASHLLSMLR; encoded by the coding sequence ATGGTCAATAAACTTCGTGGTCGGCCGCGAGGGGATGCGACGGCGCGTCAGCGACTTCTGGATGCCGCGCATCGGCACTTCGAGGCCGGGGATCCGACTTCGCTGTCCGCGCGGCAGATCGCGGCTGAAGTGGGTGTGAGCCACACGCTGGTCAATTATCACTTCGGTTCGCGCGACGCCCTGATCGCAGCGGCCGTATCGCTGCGGGCCGCCCCGCACCAGGTGCTCGCATCGGCGAGGGACGATGACGGGCACATCGATCTCGCCCGCCTCGTGCACGGGCTGGTCCGTGTGTGGGAGCATCCGGACAACGGCGCGCGGCTGGTCGAGTTCGCCCGCCGGCTCGCGACAGGAGACGAGCGTTCCCCGACGCTGATGTCGTATCTGCAGAACACGGTGTTCGCAGATCTGGCCGCCGACTTCGGACAGGAACGCGCGAGGCGCATGGCGACGGCGATCATCGGGGTGATCTTCGCACGCTACGTGCTGCTGCTGCCTTCCATGACAGCACTCACGCCCGTGCAGGTCGCATCCCATCTGCTGTCGATGCTGCGGTAG
- a CDS encoding FAD-dependent oxidoreductase, producing the protein MSTHIETDCVIVGGGPAGLMTALLLLRQGLAVTVVEKHADFLRDFRGDTIHPSTQELLGELGILDEFLTRPHADMARVSLSWHGTELTLADFSRLPTRRRVMTFMPQWDFLDLLADSATRHPGFRLLRKTRIDDLIRDGGSADGRVVGVTGTGPDGDVIVRARLVIDASGRDSEVRAAAGLTPVGSAAAMDVLWFRLAKHAGETYPFVQAGAGMIITIDRGDFFQIAHVIPAGTWHGTDADLASMQDRIGRISPRMADAATAVTIDDVHLLRVRLERLRRWFTDGMLCLGDSAHAMSPAGGVGINLAIQDAVAAARILGPVLRDGDPTTSDLRRVQRRRAWPTRITQFVQRRLQGPLIASREADAPLPLPLRLLRDHPRLTHLTGRFVGIGARPERLDLT; encoded by the coding sequence ATGAGCACCCACATCGAAACCGACTGCGTGATCGTCGGCGGCGGCCCGGCCGGACTCATGACGGCGCTGCTCCTGCTGCGCCAGGGGCTGGCGGTGACCGTCGTCGAGAAGCACGCCGACTTCCTGCGCGACTTCCGCGGAGACACGATCCACCCCTCCACCCAGGAGCTGCTCGGCGAACTCGGCATCCTCGACGAGTTCCTCACCCGTCCGCACGCCGACATGGCCCGCGTCAGCCTGAGCTGGCACGGTACCGAGCTCACCCTGGCCGACTTCAGTCGTCTGCCCACTCGCCGCAGGGTGATGACGTTCATGCCGCAGTGGGACTTCCTCGATCTGCTCGCCGACAGCGCGACGCGGCATCCCGGATTCCGCCTGCTCCGCAAGACGCGCATCGACGACCTGATCCGCGACGGCGGCTCAGCAGACGGTCGTGTGGTCGGCGTCACGGGAACCGGGCCCGACGGTGACGTCATCGTGCGCGCGCGCCTGGTCATCGACGCATCCGGCCGAGACTCGGAGGTGCGCGCAGCCGCCGGCCTCACCCCGGTCGGCAGCGCCGCGGCGATGGACGTGCTGTGGTTCCGACTGGCGAAGCACGCGGGTGAGACCTACCCCTTCGTGCAGGCGGGAGCCGGGATGATCATCACGATCGACCGAGGAGACTTCTTCCAGATCGCGCACGTGATCCCCGCCGGCACCTGGCACGGCACGGACGCCGACCTCGCGAGCATGCAGGATCGCATCGGGCGCATCTCACCCCGGATGGCGGATGCCGCCACAGCTGTCACCATCGACGACGTGCACCTGCTGCGGGTGCGTCTCGAGCGGCTGCGCCGCTGGTTCACCGACGGGATGCTGTGCCTCGGCGACTCCGCGCACGCGATGTCGCCTGCCGGGGGTGTGGGCATCAACCTGGCGATCCAGGATGCCGTCGCCGCAGCCCGCATCCTCGGACCGGTGCTGCGCGACGGCGATCCCACGACCTCGGATCTGCGCCGCGTGCAGCGCCGCCGCGCCTGGCCGACACGGATCACCCAATTCGTGCAGCGCCGGCTGCAGGGACCGCTGATCGCATCGCGCGAGGCCGACGCGCCGCTGCCGCTGCCGTTGCGGCTGCTGCGCGATCATCCGCGGCTCACGCACCTGACGGGGCGCTTCGTCGGCATCGGCGCGCGCCCGGAACGGCTCGACCTCACCTGA
- a CDS encoding VOC family protein — protein sequence MSQKIIPNIWFDRNADEAGEFYAEVFPNATATVVATYPDDVPDWQAEFAGKTLTVDVVIDGYRLTLINAGSEFRPNPSVSFMLNFDPLRFDGDRDAARARLDETWAALADGGRVLMELDEYPFSPRYGWVEDRYGVSWQLILTHPEGDSRPFLIPQLMFGGPAEGNAREAAEFYSSLFPDAGVGYIAEYPEHRGAAEGGDVMFGEFRLAGQWFSMMDSAAEQDFSFTCGVSLEVRCADQDEIDHYWDALTAVPDAEVCGWLADRYGLSWQIVPANMGELMERPGAYAKMMEMKKLIIADF from the coding sequence ATGTCTCAGAAGATCATCCCCAACATCTGGTTCGACCGGAATGCCGACGAGGCCGGCGAGTTCTATGCCGAGGTCTTCCCGAATGCGACCGCCACGGTCGTCGCCACCTACCCGGACGACGTCCCCGACTGGCAGGCCGAGTTCGCAGGCAAGACCCTGACGGTGGATGTCGTGATCGACGGGTACCGGCTGACGCTGATCAACGCCGGGTCGGAGTTCCGTCCGAATCCGTCGGTGTCGTTCATGCTGAACTTCGATCCGCTGCGGTTCGACGGAGACCGGGATGCCGCCCGCGCGCGCCTCGACGAGACCTGGGCGGCGCTGGCCGACGGCGGCCGCGTGCTCATGGAGCTCGACGAGTATCCGTTCAGCCCCCGCTACGGCTGGGTCGAGGATCGCTACGGCGTGAGCTGGCAGCTGATCCTCACCCACCCCGAGGGCGACTCGCGCCCCTTCCTCATCCCGCAGCTGATGTTCGGCGGGCCCGCAGAGGGCAACGCGCGCGAGGCGGCCGAGTTCTACTCGTCGCTGTTCCCCGATGCCGGTGTCGGCTACATCGCCGAGTACCCCGAGCACAGGGGAGCGGCCGAGGGCGGCGACGTCATGTTCGGTGAGTTCCGGCTCGCAGGGCAGTGGTTCTCGATGATGGACTCCGCCGCCGAACAGGACTTCTCGTTCACGTGCGGCGTCTCTCTCGAGGTCCGCTGCGCCGACCAGGACGAGATCGACCACTACTGGGACGCGCTCACCGCAGTGCCCGACGCCGAGGTGTGCGGGTGGCTCGCCGATCGCTACGGGCTCAGCTGGCAGATCGTGCCGGCGAACATGGGCGAACTCATGGAGCGTCCCGGCGCATACGCGAAGATGATGGAGATGAAGAAGCTCATCATCGCCGACTTCTGA
- a CDS encoding mechanosensitive ion channel family protein, with the protein MASLAEFTLEWTSWLGTLIAALVAIVVVAAIVIGVRFIAGRTRGRSAWIADLERRIRTPGMTLALVIAAWIVCAATAPAALPWWPVLERLLLIVTVLVGAWLLSTLVTFGMERLMQYDSRKGTTGAEARRRQTQLTVLNRLVVVLIGVIAIGVVLFSFPEVRAVGTSILASAGVVSIIAGLAAQSTLGNLIAGVQIAFTDAIRVGDVVVIEGEWGRIGEINLSYVVVYIWDERRLILPCTYFTSQPVESWTRRSDKILGTVYMDLDWRVPVDAAREKFMEIIEGSDAWDRRAANVLVTGSEGGHVTLRFLMSSKDSGDQWDLRCLVREQMVTWLQREHPEALPVSRVVLDRQE; encoded by the coding sequence ATGGCTTCTCTCGCAGAGTTCACGCTCGAATGGACCTCCTGGCTCGGCACGCTCATCGCCGCGCTCGTGGCGATCGTCGTGGTGGCGGCGATCGTGATCGGCGTGCGGTTCATCGCGGGGCGCACCCGCGGCCGCTCCGCCTGGATCGCCGACCTGGAACGCCGCATCCGCACACCCGGGATGACGCTGGCACTCGTCATCGCCGCCTGGATCGTGTGCGCGGCGACCGCTCCGGCGGCGCTGCCCTGGTGGCCGGTTCTGGAGCGCCTCCTCCTGATCGTGACCGTGCTGGTCGGCGCCTGGCTGCTCTCGACGCTGGTGACGTTCGGCATGGAGCGGCTCATGCAGTACGACAGCCGGAAGGGCACGACGGGTGCCGAGGCGCGTCGCCGGCAGACGCAGCTCACGGTGCTCAATCGCCTCGTCGTCGTGCTGATCGGCGTCATCGCGATCGGCGTCGTGCTGTTCTCGTTCCCCGAGGTGCGGGCGGTGGGCACCAGCATCCTGGCGTCGGCCGGTGTGGTCAGCATCATCGCGGGCCTCGCGGCGCAGTCGACCCTCGGCAACCTGATCGCCGGGGTGCAGATCGCGTTCACCGATGCCATCCGCGTCGGCGACGTGGTCGTGATCGAGGGCGAGTGGGGGCGGATCGGCGAGATCAACCTGTCGTACGTCGTCGTCTACATCTGGGACGAGCGCCGGCTGATCCTGCCGTGCACCTACTTCACGTCGCAGCCGGTGGAGAGCTGGACGCGGAGATCCGACAAGATCCTCGGCACCGTCTACATGGACCTCGACTGGCGGGTACCCGTGGATGCCGCGCGCGAGAAGTTCATGGAGATCATCGAGGGATCGGATGCCTGGGATCGTCGTGCCGCGAACGTCCTGGTGACCGGGTCAGAGGGCGGGCACGTGACGCTGCGGTTCCTGATGTCGTCGAAGGACTCGGGTGACCAGTGGGATCTGCGGTGCCTGGTGCGCGAGCAGATGGTCACCTGGCTGCAGCGGGAGCACCCGGAGGCGCTGCCGGTCAGTCGCGTGGTGCTCGATCGTCAGGAGTAG
- a CDS encoding protealysin inhibitor emfourin, producing the protein MPRELDAPSDETPSETPDDDDRVVVAVVRSGGIAGIRRRWQVEPPRPEARVWIALIERCPWDAPSDTDAGADRYVWSIRVRMAQEQRERELADSELQGAWRELVDAVRDAATPDDRAPRD; encoded by the coding sequence ATGCCGAGGGAACTCGACGCACCGAGTGACGAGACACCGAGCGAGACACCGGACGACGACGACCGTGTCGTCGTGGCCGTCGTCCGCTCGGGCGGCATCGCCGGCATCCGCCGTCGCTGGCAGGTCGAACCGCCGCGACCCGAGGCCCGCGTCTGGATCGCGCTCATCGAGCGCTGCCCCTGGGATGCTCCGTCCGACACGGATGCCGGGGCCGACCGCTATGTGTGGAGCATCCGCGTGCGCATGGCGCAGGAGCAGCGCGAGCGAGAACTCGCCGATTCGGAACTGCAGGGCGCATGGCGCGAACTCGTCGACGCCGTCCGTGATGCGGCTACTCCTGACGATCGAGCACCACGCGACTGA